From one Mangrovibacterium diazotrophicum genomic stretch:
- a CDS encoding RagB/SusD family nutrient uptake outer membrane protein, protein MKNKYLYILPVFLMLFASCNDLLDIDPTSQYSTDTFWSGSDEQYAAALVGVYNSLMSNYLYFNGELEQATPNEISYNSANGTREIALGTALSTSSMFSSCWANSYKGIGRANTFLDYIDDADITDEDTKNQMKGEALFIRALLYSYLVDYFGDVPLILEAPASEQETWPRTAKDEVVEQILSDLDDAASLLPTSYSSSSDIGRATQGAALALKARVLLYNERWAEAATAAKTVIDLGVYDLFPDYRGFYLPDNENNEEVIFDVQYQSPDFLHRRDYECYNLNRWAPLKNLVDLYEMTDGKSIDESELYDPENPYENRDPRLHQTIAIVGYPYNGKTATSSLLYESGYGLKKLTVYTDDETQTISDNNSDLNYIVLRYGEVLLTYAEALNESLSAPNSEVYWAINTIRGRETVEMPELEAGLTKEEMREAIHLERRIELVGEGQFYSDFRRWGTAEELNNGPVYNYLGEVIETRSFNPDRDYLFAVPSSEIDENENLTQNPGW, encoded by the coding sequence ATGAAAAATAAATATTTATACATATTACCCGTTTTCCTGATGCTTTTCGCATCCTGCAACGATTTGTTGGATATTGACCCGACCTCGCAGTACAGCACCGACACTTTTTGGTCAGGTAGCGACGAGCAGTATGCTGCCGCGTTGGTCGGCGTTTACAACAGTTTGATGAGCAACTACCTCTATTTCAATGGTGAATTGGAACAGGCAACTCCCAACGAAATTTCCTATAACTCGGCCAACGGAACCCGCGAAATTGCTCTGGGTACAGCACTTAGCACCAGCTCCATGTTCTCTTCCTGCTGGGCCAACTCTTACAAGGGTATTGGGCGCGCAAACACCTTTTTGGATTACATTGACGATGCAGATATTACCGACGAGGACACCAAAAACCAGATGAAAGGTGAAGCCTTATTCATCAGGGCTTTACTTTACAGCTACCTGGTTGATTATTTTGGCGATGTGCCATTGATTCTGGAAGCCCCGGCTTCGGAACAGGAAACCTGGCCGCGTACTGCTAAAGACGAAGTTGTTGAACAAATCCTATCCGACCTGGATGATGCAGCGTCATTGCTTCCAACAAGCTACAGTTCTTCCTCCGACATTGGCCGTGCCACGCAGGGTGCCGCCTTAGCTTTGAAAGCGCGTGTTTTGCTGTACAACGAACGTTGGGCCGAAGCCGCCACAGCAGCAAAAACAGTAATCGACCTTGGTGTTTACGACCTGTTTCCCGACTATCGCGGATTCTACCTACCCGATAATGAAAACAACGAAGAAGTAATTTTCGACGTTCAATACCAGTCCCCCGATTTCTTGCATCGTCGCGACTACGAATGCTACAACCTGAACCGTTGGGCCCCGCTGAAAAACCTGGTCGACCTTTACGAAATGACAGACGGTAAATCCATCGACGAGTCGGAGCTGTACGATCCAGAGAATCCCTATGAAAACCGTGACCCTCGTTTACACCAAACAATTGCAATCGTTGGCTATCCGTACAACGGCAAAACAGCAACTTCTTCCCTTCTTTACGAATCCGGCTACGGTTTGAAAAAATTAACCGTATACACCGACGATGAAACACAAACCATCTCGGATAATAATTCGGATCTGAACTACATTGTTCTGCGTTACGGAGAAGTTTTGCTGACCTACGCCGAAGCACTGAACGAATCCCTGTCGGCTCCAAACTCGGAAGTTTATTGGGCAATCAATACAATCAGAGGTCGCGAAACCGTAGAGATGCCGGAACTTGAAGCTGGTTTGACCAAAGAAGAAATGAGAGAAGCAATTCATTTGGAACGACGTATTGAGCTGGTTGGCGAAGGCCAGTTTTATTCTGACTTCAGACGTTGGGGAACTGCTGAAGAATTGAACAACGGCCCCGTTTACAACTATTTGGGCGAAGTCATCGAAACCCGATCATTCAATCCCGATCGCGATTACCTGTTTGCCGTTCCTTCTTCTGAAATAGACGAAAATGAAAACCTGACCCAAAACCCCGGTTGGTAA
- a CDS encoding sulfatase family protein, with the protein MILFYRLTLCLVMLAPGILHAAQKSKNAKPNVIIIYTDDQGAIDLNCFGAKDLVTPNMDKLVGSGVKFTQFYGAPICSPSRAGLLTGKTPQRAGVGGNVSSMSDEAGMPTEQYTIAEMFKDAGYKTAQIGKWHLGQGKDKQPNAQGFDYSFGHLVGCIDNYSHFFYWEGPNRHDLYRNGEEVFYPGEYFPDLMVKEASAFFEENQSEPFFMYYAMNTPHYPYQGYPKWLEYYQDKGVEYPRDLYAAFVSTMDEEVGKLIAKLKELGLLENTIIVLQADNGYSTEERAHHGGGSAGVYRGSKFSLFEGGIRVPAAISWPGHLKEGEVRGQIAVNADWMPTLAEMCGIDLDTSDLDGKSLMPIIDNSKAESNHNAFCWKFGNSWAARNGDWKLLGHPFVNGEKFSAQDSLFLVNLVNDPGEQTNLAKQYPEKVKELEEQYAVWLTNNSTGKKEITDSDE; encoded by the coding sequence ATGATTTTATTTTATCGGTTGACTCTTTGTCTCGTGATGCTTGCGCCCGGTATTCTTCATGCCGCGCAGAAGTCTAAAAACGCTAAACCCAACGTCATCATCATCTACACTGACGATCAAGGTGCCATCGATTTAAACTGCTTTGGAGCAAAAGATTTAGTGACTCCCAACATGGACAAACTGGTCGGCAGCGGAGTGAAATTCACTCAATTTTACGGGGCTCCGATTTGCTCACCTTCAAGAGCTGGTCTGCTCACCGGAAAAACACCTCAGCGCGCAGGTGTGGGCGGTAACGTTAGCTCGATGAGCGATGAAGCCGGCATGCCAACCGAACAATACACCATTGCAGAAATGTTTAAAGATGCCGGTTATAAAACAGCCCAGATCGGGAAATGGCACCTGGGACAAGGAAAAGACAAGCAGCCCAATGCCCAGGGATTTGATTATTCCTTCGGTCACCTGGTCGGTTGCATCGACAACTATTCACACTTCTTTTACTGGGAAGGCCCAAACCGACACGACCTTTACCGAAACGGCGAAGAAGTCTTTTACCCCGGCGAATATTTCCCGGATCTGATGGTCAAAGAAGCTTCTGCTTTTTTCGAAGAAAACCAATCAGAGCCTTTTTTCATGTATTACGCCATGAACACACCGCACTATCCGTACCAGGGTTATCCGAAATGGCTGGAGTATTACCAGGATAAAGGCGTAGAATATCCACGCGACCTGTATGCAGCCTTCGTTTCAACAATGGATGAGGAAGTTGGGAAACTCATCGCCAAACTCAAAGAACTGGGTTTGCTGGAAAATACCATCATCGTTTTGCAGGCTGACAATGGCTACTCGACCGAGGAACGCGCTCATCATGGCGGCGGTAGTGCCGGCGTTTACCGGGGTTCAAAATTCAGTTTGTTTGAAGGCGGAATCCGCGTACCTGCCGCAATTAGCTGGCCGGGACATTTGAAAGAAGGCGAAGTTCGCGGACAAATAGCCGTGAATGCCGACTGGATGCCGACTTTGGCTGAAATGTGTGGAATCGACCTCGATACCAGTGACCTGGATGGTAAAAGTCTGATGCCAATCATCGACAATTCGAAAGCGGAGTCGAACCACAATGCCTTCTGCTGGAAGTTTGGCAACAGCTGGGCTGCACGAAATGGCGATTGGAAACTGCTGGGCCATCCATTTGTTAATGGCGAAAAGTTTTCGGCCCAAGATTCGCTGTTCCTGGTAAACCTGGTAAACGACCCGGGCGAACAAACCAACCTGGCCAAACAATACCCGGAAAAGGTGAAAGAGCTTGAAGAGCAGTATGCTGTCTGGTTGACAAACAACAGCACCGGGAAAAAAGAAATTACCGACTCCGACGAATAG